A stretch of the Anopheles bellator unplaced genomic scaffold, idAnoBellAS_SP24_06.2 scaffold01309_ctg1, whole genome shotgun sequence genome encodes the following:
- the LOC131214540 gene encoding structure-specific endonuclease subunit SLX4-like encodes MAWCAVPLHVSFFNLVSESEVLQRQILRYEPVSLDNIYATLKDAGLRYETNDLIAFLDKHCITFRSGASGEGERSKTRVNCS; translated from the exons ATGGCATGGTGTGCGGTTCCTCTACACGTATCCTTTTTCAACTTGGTATCGGAGAGCGAAGTGTTGCAGCGGCAGATTTTACGTTACGAGCCGGTCAGCCTGGACAACATTTATGCGACCCTCAAGGACGCTGGCTTGCGATATGAAACAAAT gATTTAATAGCCTTTCTCGATAAACACTGCATAACGTTCCGAAGTGGGGCTTCCGGTGAAGGGGAACGCTCGAAAACGAGAGTAAATTGTAGTTAA
- the LOC131214539 gene encoding Golgi-associated plant pathogenesis-related protein 1-like, with protein MSYTNFQLEVLSRHNILRKRHSAISLQLDSNLCNYAQAWANTLASRNVMQHRPNRKYGENLYACFGRTNISGTEVVNAWYNEIKYYAFGSPAPRNFSQVGHFTQVVWKTSRRLGVGIAKKGTNVYVVCNYDPPGNFTGQYHLHVTRQ; from the exons ATGAG TTACACCAACTTCCAGCTTGAGGTCCTTAGCCGACACAACATTCTCAGGAAACGCCATTCTGCCATATCATTGCAGCTCGATTCTAATTTGTGCAATTATGCCCAAGCGTGGGCCAAT ACACTGGCCAGCCGAAACGTTATGCAGCATCGCCCCAACAGAAAGTATGGAGAAAATTTGTACGCCTGTTTTGGAAGAACGAACATCTCGGGAACGGAAGTGGTTAACGCGTGGTATAACGAAATCAAGTACTACGCGTTTGGCTCACCAGCTCCGCGCAATTTTTCGCAGGTCGGTCACTTTACGCAGGTTGTGTGGAAAACATCGCGTCGGCTGGGCGTCGGCATTGCCAAGAAGGGCACAAACGTGTACGTGGTGTGTAACTACGATCCACCTGGCAACTTCACGGGACAATATCATCTGCACGTCACTAGACAGTAA